A region of Mugil cephalus isolate CIBA_MC_2020 chromosome 3, CIBA_Mcephalus_1.1, whole genome shotgun sequence DNA encodes the following proteins:
- the znf408 gene encoding zinc finger protein 408 — MSRLVAPAPSALASLLSSLLPRGFAVGPSGLREGRPGLWWVGPSLEAGSLLGREGGELHANQEIQGRDEELSAKPKLNQASGAEEGKEVTPNPEVLLQRDVWVSFACQARSRTQQNVVVQCVCGDVCEAECVGLCLRLCRDVHPGTELLLFDDAGRPDEKFESSSHPVVPNEKEVETDDKQKERMQEGEEGSENPSRCIRQSNPTTTRRKRTVRTVADGPESVLSSVDEGTTPSVRCSSRLAAKPRRVHCLSGRAQKRPDVPERTAAPSQSSTVPAPKTSRPDADADADESTPAVTSSQSGLTENRERRYRCSTCGKRFYQMGHLKKHQFSHTEEKPFTCKECGKNYTSAESFRAHQMSHRGERPFCCPHCEKTYGLKRDLKEHMVLHTGEKPYACDHCGKAFARRPSLRIHRLLHCSKVVYAQPLKVKCSVCPKLLANSGSLRNHMLLHTGEKPHICPHCGKRFSQKGNLESHLRIHSGERPFSCSECRQTFSQKPELRRHMFSHTGGGFLCSYCGKSLRDPHSLRSHERLHTGERPHRCPVCGKGYTLATKLRRHVKASHLKEKPYTCYCGASYTVRQSLQRHQAQHRAEGGTQKEAAGGGQEEEETNGNKEEEAQEVTATSLECGHSKPVRGRPKKNSLPKEREAEKEGAEGKRRRRRRGGGGKGGGGRGEEDKSDRVETSTGEDGEDVQHAVVYVHANADLSAPSSAPLLLAASGAEQELVEVVISQRAEQCIVVHGEQAVGELLILQEEEDGLCSVAQTVEINTI, encoded by the exons ATGTCTCGTCTCGTTGCTCCCGCTCCGTCGGCTCTCGCCTCACTTCTCTCCTCGCTGCTTCCCCGGGGCTTCGCCGTGGGGCCCTCGGGGCTCCGTGAGGGGAGGCCGGGGCTGTGGTGGGTCGGCCCCTCCCTGGAGGCCGGGTCCctgctggggagggaggggggggagctTCACGCcaaccaggagatccaggggcGAGATGAGGAGCTCTCAGCGAAGCCCAAATTAAATCAAGCTAGCGGTGCAGAGGAAGGGAAG GAAGTGACACCGAACCCAGAGGTTCTGCTGCAGAGAGACGTCTGGGTCAG CTTTGCCTGCCAGGCGCGAAGCAGGACCCAGCAGAACGTGgttgttcagtgtgtgtgtggagacgtGTGTGAGGCCgagtgtgtgggtttgtgtctcCGTCTGTGTCGGGACGTCCACCCGGGgacggagctgctgctgtttgacgACGCTGGACGTCCAG atgaGAAGTTTGAGTCCAGTTCACATCCTGTGGTTCCCAAcgagaaggaagtggagacggaCGACAAACAGAAGGAGAGGATGCAAGAGGGCGAGGAAGGTTCTGAAAACCCGAGCAGATGCATCCGACAGAGCAACCCAACAACcaccaggaggaagaggacggtGAGGACAGTCGCAGACGGACCAGAGAGCGTCCTGTCCTCCGTGGACGAAGGGACAACTCCTTCCGTCCGCTGCAGCTCCCGTCTGGCCGCGAAACCCCGACGTGTCCACTGTCTGAGCGGCCGGGCACAGAAACGACCCGACGTTCCCGAACGCACCGCGGCGCCGAGCCAAAGCTCCACCGTCCCCGCGCCGAAGACGTCTCGTCCCGACGCCGACGCCGACGCCGACGAGTCGACGCCCGCGGTCACGTCGTCGCAGTCCGGCCTCACGGAGAACAGGGAGCGGCGGTACCGGTGCTCCACCTGCGGGAAGAGGTTCTACCAGATGGGTCACCTGAAGAAGCACCAGTTCAGCCACACGGAGGAGAAACCGTTCACCTGCAAAGAGTGCGGGAAAAACTACACGTCTGCAGAAAGCTTCAGGGCGCATCAG ATGAGTCACCGCGGCGAGCGCCCGTTCTGCTGCCCTCACTGCGAGAAGACGTACGGCCTGAAGCGCGACCTGAAGGAGCACATGGTCCTGCACACGGGCGAGAAGCCGTACGCCTGCGACCACTGCGGGAAGGCCTTCGCCCGCCGGCCGTCGCTGCGAATCCACCGCCTGCTTCACTGCAGCAAAGTCGTCTACGCGCAGCCTCTGAAG GTCAAGTGTTCGGTCTGTCCCAAGCTTCTGGCAAACTCCGGTTCCCTCAGGAACCACATGCTGCTCCACACGGGCGAGAAGCCTCACATCTGTCCACACTGTGGGAAACGCTTCAGTCAGAAAG GAAACCTGGAGAGTCATCTGAGGATCCACAGCGGCGAGAGGCCGTTCTCCTGCTCCGAGTGCCGCCAGACGTTCTCCCAGAAACCGGAGCTCCGCCGCCACATGTTCTCCCACACGGGAGGAGGTTTCCTCTGCAGCTACTGTGGGAAGTCGCTGAGGGATCCTCACAGCCTCCGGTCCCACGAGAGGCTTCACACGGGGGAGAGACCCCATCGCTGCCCCGTCTGTGGGAAAG GCTACACGTTGGCCACCAAACTGAGGAGACACGTGAAGGCGTCTCACCTGAAGGAGAAGCCATACACCTGCTACTGCGGAGCGTCCTACACCGTGAGACAAAGTCTGCAGAGACACCAGGCTCAGCACAGGGCAGAGGGAGGAACTCAGAAGGAGGCGGCgggaggaggacaagaagaggaggagacaaacgGAAACAAGGAAGAGGAGGCGCAAGAGGTTACAGCGACTTCTTTAGAGTGCGGCCACTCGAAACCGGTACGAGGTCGACCCAAGAAGAACTCGCTCCctaaagaaagagaagcagagaaggagggagcTGAAGGgaagcgaagaagaagaagaagaggaggaggaggaaaaggaggaggagggagaggagaggaggacaagTCCGACAGAGTGGAAACCTCGACGGGAGAAGACGGAGAGGACGTCCAACACGCCGTCGTCTACGTCCACGCGAACGCCGACCTGTCGGCGCCGAGCTCCGCCCCTCTGCTGCTCGCGGCGTCGGGGGCGGagcaggagctggtggaggtggtgatATCTCAGCGGGCGGAGCAGTGCATCGTGGTCCACGGCGAGCAGGCGGTGGGGGAGCTGCTGATcttacaggaggaggaggacggactCTGCTCCGTGGCTCAGACTGTGGAGATAAACACAATATAA